From the genome of Thermotoga sp.:
ATCAAGGAGTGGATCGTGGTATCTTTCATCGAGCACCATAGGGTTCTTCACAGAGTAAGGTGAAGGAGCCTCTCCCTTTTTGAAAAGATCACTCATTTTGCTCACAGGAAGAAGGTAGATGACATCCGCACCAAGACTTTTAACGAACGGAAGAAGAAGGATCATCTTGAAGAACGTTCCCGCTTCACGAAAACCGAGCGCGTCACTTTCTTCGTAGTATCCGGAGCCTTTGTGGTTGTACGCAACCGTTGTCCGTGGAAGAGAGCCGTAGACGACAGAGCGTTTTACCCAATCGGGAGATCTTTCACTGTTCAAGAACGAAAGGGGTTGAGAGTAATTAAGATCTTTCGAGTGCTTTAAGATCCAGTCCGTGACAGCCGCGCCAAATTCGTACGGGTCAACGAAGAACTTTCCGGATTTTTCCTCAAAGCTTTTGAAGAATTTTGGTATCCAGAGTCTCGGAACTGCATACAATCTCTTTTCGGTGATTCTCTCTTTGCAGAAGCGGTTTATCTCTTTGAGAATCAACGCCATCCCTCCTGATTTAATTGATTTCTTCACCTATTTTAACAAAACGAAACAAAGAACGCAAGACGGAACTTGACATCTATCATTGTGTAATAGTACAATATGACAGTGAGGTGATAGCGTTGTGGTTCAGGATCGACTTCCACTCTTCTAAACCTATATACGAACAGATAAAAGAGAAAATAAAGTTACTCATCCTGTCCAGGAAACTGAAAGAGGGGGAGTTCGTTCCCTCTATAAGATCACTCGCAGAAGACCTCGGCGTGAATCTGAACACCGTTGCCCGTGCTTATCGAGAACTCGTTCAGGAAGGAATACTGGAGGTAAGAAGGGGAGAGGGTTACATCGTCTCCAAAGTGAACAAGGAAAA
Proteins encoded in this window:
- a CDS encoding GntR family transcriptional regulator; the protein is MWFRIDFHSSKPIYEQIKEKIKLLILSRKLKEGEFVPSIRSLAEDLGVNLNTVARAYRELVQEGILEVRRGEGYIVSKVNKEKLQTQLEAELRKIIEDCKKAGVPLERVLRLVEEIYRGDE